The Helicobacter mustelae genome has a segment encoding these proteins:
- a CDS encoding ABC transporter substrate-binding protein — MFFMLLGVVFLSSGAFGIEYEDYFGKHQLPQIPKKVIYLSAHIEAPAMLEVWDKVVGISDYALRDDLVRRTAPLDKIEKFPTDHYAAIDVERLKKMGVDLVITYPANLQAIEFAQRFGIHFLALRTESIKALFQDLRTQAKIFGKEELAEKKIAMMQGTLDMIQKRLAGVKKEKRVVEMFLRPNHVSGKNGMDSSILASAKVDNIGNKYVSQPRGEINIENIVRENPDVIFLWWLSPYSPQDIMKIPQLKNVSAIKNKQVFKLPNIDITGPRTPLISLFVAMHAYPKYFSDINYTKYVQDYEKKMFHINP, encoded by the coding sequence ATGTTTTTCATGCTTTTGGGCGTTGTTTTTCTCTCTAGTGGCGCTTTTGGCATAGAATATGAGGATTATTTTGGCAAACATCAATTGCCCCAGATTCCCAAAAAGGTAATCTATCTCAGTGCTCATATTGAGGCTCCAGCAATGCTGGAAGTATGGGATAAGGTGGTGGGCATATCAGACTATGCCCTAAGAGATGATTTGGTGCGCCGCACTGCGCCGCTGGATAAAATTGAAAAATTCCCCACAGATCATTATGCAGCCATTGATGTGGAGCGTCTGAAAAAAATGGGAGTGGATTTGGTTATCACCTATCCTGCGAATTTGCAGGCTATTGAGTTTGCCCAGCGCTTTGGGATTCATTTCCTAGCATTGCGCACAGAAAGCATCAAGGCTTTGTTCCAAGATCTGCGCACGCAGGCAAAGATTTTTGGCAAGGAGGAATTAGCAGAGAAAAAGATTGCGATGATGCAGGGGACACTAGATATGATCCAAAAGCGTCTAGCTGGGGTCAAAAAAGAAAAAAGAGTGGTGGAGATGTTCCTGCGCCCCAATCATGTGAGTGGCAAAAATGGAATGGATTCCTCCATATTGGCAAGTGCAAAAGTGGATAACATCGGAAATAAATACGTAAGCCAACCAAGAGGCGAGATCAATATAGAGAATATCGTGAGAGAAAATCCTGATGTGATTTTCCTTTGGTGGCTCAGCCCTTATAGTCCTCAGGATATCATGAAGATTCCTCAGTTAAAAAATGTCTCTGCGATTAAAAATAAACAGGTGTTTAAACTCCCTAACATTGATATCACAGGGCCTAGGACACCACTCATTTCACTATTTGTCGCAATGCATGCGTATCCGAAATATTTCTCAGATATCAATTACACAAAATACGTGCAGGATTATGAAAAAAAGATGTTTCACATCAATCCATAA
- a CDS encoding glycosyltransferase family 2 protein translates to MEHSREKAKNSKENKGSGEEIANVPTLSVIIPIFNVEKYLYQCLESVQQQTYSQFEVILIDDGSTDSSLEIAKDFVRRDERFILISKPNGGLSSARNLGIELIAGTPLRCLLQILQTKTFPAEHAAGSANRNDSMDMESSKDALTESREESLNLTNQALTKTQPPPLAKSATSKMLPSIPCLQHFNSFNPQAYRRDTREILEHFSCIEPGVFTTDLENSLPFVLQEMPSNAYIHFLDSDDYFLPDCLMRCITAKQENYDILWHDYQIFSEEDKSFQASYFPVKNAIFQSGTELLCQDRASYFTWAWKGMFKASLLNVYHLRFQFRMDFEDCDFGTILFLFAKKIVCQDFVGIIYRVHSLSISNFNKKTNFPAVMSKHLENLRPYFSSYYALKIYFGATCYAKIVMIFQELQACPQVNNQQKKILERYSIVFLFHAFAAQSTPFLLPKKNDPLCINPKISQAIRHLPLSSKLKFAKEILKNHLRTMKGVLRALLKK, encoded by the coding sequence ATGGAACATTCCAGAGAAAAGGCCAAGAATTCAAAAGAAAATAAGGGTTCTGGGGAAGAAATTGCAAATGTGCCCACACTCTCTGTCATCATTCCGATTTTCAATGTAGAAAAATACCTCTACCAATGCCTAGAGAGTGTGCAACAACAAACTTATTCCCAGTTTGAGGTGATCCTCATTGATGATGGCAGCACGGATTCTAGTCTTGAGATCGCAAAAGATTTTGTGCGCAGGGATGAGAGATTTATACTCATTAGTAAACCCAATGGAGGATTATCCAGCGCGCGCAATCTAGGCATCGAGCTCATTGCTGGCACACCGCTGCGTTGCCTTCTGCAAATCCTGCAAACTAAAACCTTCCCAGCAGAGCATGCAGCAGGAAGCGCCAATAGAAATGACAGCATGGACATGGAATCTAGCAAGGACGCCCTCACAGAGAGCAGAGAAGAAAGCCTAAATCTCACGAATCAGGCCCTCACAAAAACTCAACCCCCCCCCTTGGCAAAAAGTGCTACCTCAAAGATGCTTCCAAGCATTCCTTGCCTGCAGCATTTTAATAGCTTCAATCCGCAAGCCTACAGGCGTGATACAAGAGAAATTCTTGAGCATTTTTCCTGCATTGAGCCTGGTGTTTTTACTACGGATTTAGAGAATTCCCTCCCCTTTGTACTCCAAGAAATGCCCTCAAATGCCTACATCCATTTTTTGGATAGCGATGATTATTTTTTGCCTGATTGTTTGATGCGCTGCATCACCGCCAAGCAGGAGAATTACGACATCCTTTGGCATGATTACCAGATTTTTTCTGAAGAAGACAAAAGCTTTCAAGCGTCCTATTTCCCAGTAAAAAACGCCATTTTCCAAAGTGGCACAGAGCTTTTATGCCAAGATCGTGCAAGTTATTTTACTTGGGCGTGGAAGGGGATGTTTAAAGCTTCTTTGCTAAATGTCTATCATCTGCGCTTTCAATTTCGCATGGATTTTGAGGACTGTGATTTTGGGACCATCCTCTTTTTGTTTGCCAAAAAGATTGTCTGCCAAGATTTTGTTGGCATCATTTACCGCGTCCATTCCCTTTCGATTTCTAACTTCAACAAAAAAACTAATTTCCCAGCAGTGATGTCAAAGCATCTAGAAAATCTACGTCCCTATTTTTCCAGTTACTATGCACTAAAGATTTATTTTGGCGCAACCTGCTATGCCAAAATTGTCATGATTTTCCAAGAATTACAAGCATGCCCTCAAGTAAACAATCAGCAAAAAAAGATCTTAGAGCGCTATAGTATCGTTTTTCTCTTCCATGCATTCGCAGCCCAAAGCACCCCATTCTTATTGCCAAAGAAAAATGACCCACTTTGCATCAATCCCAAAATCTCCCAGGCAATCCGCCATCTCCCCCTCTCCTCCAAGCTAAAATTTGCAAAAGAAATCTTGAAAAACCATCTGCGAACTATGAAAGGGGTACTCAGAGCCCTGCTAAAAAAATAA
- the ureE gene encoding urease accessory protein UreE, whose protein sequence is MIKVTKILGNVQNLQDSAKQRDIIPIEWYDVRKKIARWQSRAGRDIAMRLESAPITGIGDGDILYEDENVVVIFEILPIEVLSVLVRGDMQIAQFCYEIGNRHAPLFVGDMEVENGLELLTPYEFPLKKLTEKLNLEHCAKRCKLDSKRRFNVSMPHRERAMKITISDDFSITKK, encoded by the coding sequence TTGATTAAGGTCACAAAGATTTTGGGCAATGTCCAAAATCTGCAGGATTCTGCCAAGCAAAGAGACATCATCCCCATTGAGTGGTATGATGTGCGTAAGAAGATTGCACGTTGGCAGAGTAGGGCAGGTAGGGATATTGCCATGCGCTTGGAATCTGCTCCTATCACGGGAATTGGCGATGGAGACATCCTTTATGAGGATGAAAATGTGGTAGTGATTTTTGAGATCCTGCCCATTGAAGTCTTGAGCGTTCTTGTAAGGGGGGATATGCAGATTGCTCAGTTTTGTTATGAGATTGGGAATCGGCACGCACCTCTTTTTGTAGGTGACATGGAGGTAGAGAATGGTTTGGAGTTGCTGACTCCTTATGAATTTCCATTAAAAAAACTTACAGAAAAATTAAATTTAGAACATTGCGCGAAGCGATGCAAATTGGATTCTAAAAGGCGCTTCAATGTGAGCATGCCGCATCGAGAGAGAGCGATGAAAATAACAATCAGCGATGATTTTAGTATCACAAAAAAATAG
- the ureB gene encoding urease subunit beta: MIKISRKEYVSMYGPTTGDKVRLGDTELIAEIEKDYTVYGEEIKFGGGKTIRDGMSQSVSPDVNELDAVITNAMIIDYTGIYKADIGIKDGKIAGIGKAGNRDTQDGVGMDLVVGASTEAIAGEGLIVTAGGIDTHIHFISPTQIPTALYSGVTTMIGGGTGPAAGTFATTISPGEWNIKQMIRAAEEYTMNLGFFGKGNTSNVKALEDQIKAGALGFKVHEDWGSTPAVINHSLNIAEKYDVQVAIHTDTLNEGGAVEDTLAAIGGRTIHTFHTEGAGGGHAPDIIKAAGEANILPASTNPTIPFTKNTKDEHLDMLMVCHHLDKNIKEDVAFADSRIRPETIAAEDALHDMGIFSITSSDSQAMGRVGEVITRTWQVADKSKKEFGRLKEETGDNDNFRIKRYVSKYTINPAIAHGISDYIGSVEKGKIADLVLWDPGLFGIKPETIIKGGMIVASKMGDSNASIPTPEPVVYKDMFGAHGKAKYKCNVTFVSQASLDLGIKEELGLERTLLPVKNCRNIGKRDMKFNDVVAHIDVNPETYKVKVNGKEVTSKSADSVPLSQLYNLF, encoded by the coding sequence ATGATTAAGATTTCAAGAAAAGAATATGTTTCAATGTATGGACCAACCACAGGAGATAAAGTAAGACTTGGAGACACAGAACTCATCGCAGAAATCGAAAAAGACTATACAGTTTATGGAGAAGAGATCAAGTTTGGTGGTGGTAAGACCATCCGCGATGGTATGTCACAATCTGTGAGTCCCGATGTAAATGAACTCGATGCAGTGATCACAAATGCAATGATCATTGACTATACAGGAATTTACAAAGCAGACATCGGCATCAAAGATGGCAAGATCGCAGGAATTGGCAAAGCAGGAAACAGAGATACGCAAGATGGTGTGGGCATGGATTTGGTCGTAGGTGCTAGCACAGAAGCAATCGCGGGTGAAGGTTTGATTGTCACAGCTGGTGGAATTGACACTCATATTCACTTTATTTCTCCTACACAAATTCCCACAGCACTTTATAGTGGTGTCACTACAATGATTGGTGGTGGTACAGGTCCTGCGGCAGGTACTTTTGCAACTACGATTTCTCCTGGTGAGTGGAATATCAAACAAATGATTCGCGCTGCTGAGGAATACACCATGAATCTTGGATTTTTTGGTAAGGGCAATACATCTAATGTAAAAGCGCTTGAGGATCAAATCAAAGCAGGTGCGCTAGGATTTAAGGTACATGAGGACTGGGGCTCCACTCCTGCTGTAATCAATCATTCTCTCAATATTGCAGAGAAATATGATGTACAAGTTGCCATCCACACAGATACGCTCAATGAGGGAGGTGCTGTGGAAGATACGTTAGCAGCAATCGGTGGTAGAACTATCCACACTTTCCATACAGAAGGCGCAGGCGGTGGACATGCTCCAGATATTATTAAGGCAGCAGGAGAGGCGAATATTTTGCCAGCTTCTACCAATCCTACAATTCCTTTCACAAAGAATACAAAAGATGAGCACTTGGATATGTTGATGGTTTGCCACCATTTGGACAAAAACATCAAAGAAGACGTTGCGTTTGCAGATAGCCGTATCCGCCCTGAAACCATCGCAGCAGAAGATGCTTTGCATGATATGGGGATTTTCTCTATCACTAGCTCTGACTCTCAGGCGATGGGACGCGTAGGAGAGGTAATTACTAGAACTTGGCAGGTGGCAGATAAATCCAAAAAAGAATTTGGTCGCTTGAAAGAAGAGACTGGTGATAATGACAATTTTAGAATCAAGCGCTATGTTTCTAAGTACACCATTAATCCAGCCATTGCGCATGGAATCTCTGATTATATCGGATCTGTAGAAAAGGGTAAAATCGCAGATTTGGTTTTGTGGGATCCAGGTCTTTTTGGAATCAAGCCTGAGACAATCATCAAAGGCGGTATGATTGTTGCATCCAAAATGGGAGATTCCAATGCTTCTATCCCAACTCCAGAGCCTGTAGTGTACAAAGATATGTTTGGCGCGCATGGAAAGGCAAAGTATAAGTGCAATGTGACTTTTGTCTCTCAGGCTTCCCTAGATCTTGGAATCAAAGAAGAATTGGGGCTTGAGCGAACATTGCTGCCAGTGAAGAATTGCAGAAACATTGGGAAAAGAGATATGAAGTTTAATGATGTTGTCGCACATATTGACGTGAATCCAGAGACCTACAAAGTTAAAGTAAATGGCAAAGAGGTTACATCTAAGTCTGCAGATAGTGTACCACTAAGTCAGCTTTATAATTTGTTTTAA
- a CDS encoding AmiS/UreI family transporter produces MLGIVLLYVAIVLISNGICRISNCDAKSAAVMNIFVGGLSLILNIVVIIHGEDFDGNGSADFYAAGTGLLFGFTYLFVALNNLLKLDLRPYGWYSLFVAINSIPAAYYSYITGTEEGAWFALIWLAWGVLWLTGFIETVLKIELKFVPYLAILEGILTAWIPAWLIFRGYWS; encoded by the coding sequence ATGTTAGGTATCGTTTTGTTGTATGTAGCGATTGTTTTGATCAGCAACGGGATTTGCCGTATCTCTAATTGCGATGCGAAATCTGCGGCTGTGATGAATATTTTTGTAGGTGGACTCTCTTTGATCCTCAACATCGTGGTTATTATCCATGGTGAAGATTTTGATGGCAATGGTAGTGCGGATTTCTACGCTGCTGGAACAGGATTACTCTTTGGGTTTACCTATTTGTTTGTTGCGCTCAACAATCTACTTAAGTTGGACTTAAGACCTTATGGTTGGTATAGTCTATTTGTTGCGATCAACTCCATCCCTGCGGCATATTATAGCTATATCACAGGTACAGAAGAGGGTGCATGGTTTGCGCTTATCTGGCTTGCTTGGGGTGTATTGTGGCTTACAGGTTTCATAGAAACTGTGTTGAAAATTGAACTCAAATTCGTTCCATATCTAGCGATCTTGGAGGGAATTCTCACTGCATGGATCCCTGCGTGGCTAATCTTTAGAGGATACTGGAGTTGA
- a CDS encoding TonB-dependent receptor: MEIHTKSKILVAVFLASCLSAQEGDLVQNASDGPASKEVASKDSKKESKKEEAKLETDKKAEQVQENKLKSLVASEGDGELKDLTPVVTTANRMPTLITEAPGNVSYVSEKRIKLQQNRQLSDLLGRMSGVHVKANIGFNSRPQVYVRGIPYGTILMLDGVILNDLESDYRIIQSIATYDIEGIEIVRGPFSSLYGTGALGGVINFISKKPKKLEGQAIIGYGNEMVRGGAEKNLTRGYVALGNVFLDKRLRVRGSYAFTTSDGAYRVPAIASIPSGASNVTATYTDGSPIYNGANVGWAGRTAFFTQDARGRAEYDWNDNDTTNLAINFSTIAEAQNSPISYLKGRNGGTVYGYDYEIPATNGGQKTSGFYNPFLGSAWLGFRKEVNYVISLGHKHNFSEDTSLDVILSTVNLESHWADGCNGVDTCKGAGSGPGKKDPAEQGRNSFVFGGRGWSLDNYATNNYLSAIINHKINEKHILLIGLQGRFADAKIEDNEMPNYRAKEFWKTYDFNEKRDTVSVGTGAAFISWQANWNKYVSTNMGLRLDYWRSFNLSTRDATSDIDPGLHTFKGTNQFFPSPKFAINYSPFKYTTFKGSMGLAFRAPNARELFATAHSGMIQISNPNLHPEYGFQFDIGVEQRNPYGGMAKLYYYQTEMYDGIYQSGIGTFDKPFLNVNGGRTRFSGVEMELEQKIYGALYLTGNFTYTHAILVKDPQNPQNNGHQIPIIPRYMGGFSLNYGGDLGFYGSIQGQGQSFAYTSISNKTPKFAFDNITSRFLINIKAGWNFKNGTHISATFLNITNEKYFDYYRGSGASFYVEFGGKFF, translated from the coding sequence ATGGAAATTCACACGAAAAGCAAGATTTTAGTCGCAGTTTTTTTGGCATCCTGTCTCTCTGCCCAAGAAGGTGATTTGGTACAGAATGCCTCAGATGGCCCTGCTAGCAAGGAAGTAGCATCCAAAGACTCTAAGAAAGAATCCAAAAAAGAAGAAGCCAAGCTAGAGACTGACAAAAAAGCAGAGCAGGTGCAAGAAAACAAACTAAAAAGTCTTGTTGCCTCTGAAGGAGATGGGGAACTAAAAGATCTCACTCCTGTGGTGACTACTGCAAACCGCATGCCCACACTCATCACAGAAGCCCCTGGAAATGTAAGCTATGTGAGTGAAAAAAGAATCAAGTTGCAGCAAAATCGCCAATTAAGCGATCTTTTGGGCCGTATGTCTGGTGTGCATGTGAAGGCAAATATCGGATTTAATAGCAGGCCGCAGGTTTATGTTCGCGGCATCCCCTATGGCACTATCTTGATGCTAGATGGCGTGATCTTGAATGACTTGGAATCAGACTACAGGATCATCCAGTCCATCGCGACCTATGACATTGAGGGCATTGAAATCGTGCGTGGACCATTTTCTAGCCTTTATGGAACAGGTGCGCTTGGTGGGGTTATTAATTTCATCTCCAAAAAGCCTAAAAAACTCGAAGGTCAGGCAATCATTGGATATGGAAATGAGATGGTAAGAGGTGGAGCAGAAAAGAATCTCACCCGTGGATATGTGGCCCTAGGAAATGTATTTTTGGATAAACGCTTAAGAGTAAGGGGCAGCTATGCTTTTACGACCAGTGATGGAGCTTACCGCGTCCCTGCGATTGCTAGCATTCCTAGTGGTGCGAGTAATGTCACTGCGACCTATACAGATGGCTCTCCTATTTATAATGGTGCCAATGTAGGATGGGCTGGGAGGACTGCGTTTTTTACCCAGGATGCAAGAGGGCGGGCAGAATATGACTGGAATGACAATGACACTACAAATCTAGCAATCAACTTCTCCACCATCGCAGAGGCGCAAAATTCTCCCATCTCCTATCTCAAGGGCAGAAATGGTGGAACGGTCTATGGCTATGACTATGAGATCCCAGCGACAAATGGAGGTCAAAAAACCTCTGGCTTTTATAATCCCTTCCTTGGATCTGCATGGCTAGGCTTTAGAAAGGAGGTCAATTATGTCATTTCTCTAGGTCATAAACATAATTTTAGTGAAGATACCTCTCTGGATGTCATTCTATCAACTGTAAATCTTGAGAGCCACTGGGCGGATGGCTGCAACGGGGTAGATACCTGTAAGGGGGCAGGCAGCGGACCTGGGAAGAAAGATCCTGCAGAGCAAGGGCGAAATTCTTTTGTGTTTGGAGGACGTGGATGGAGTTTGGATAATTATGCGACCAATAATTATTTAAGCGCGATCATCAATCATAAGATTAATGAGAAGCATATTTTGCTCATCGGATTGCAGGGGCGTTTTGCAGATGCCAAAATCGAAGACAATGAGATGCCAAATTACCGCGCCAAAGAATTTTGGAAAACCTATGATTTTAATGAAAAAAGAGACACGGTGAGCGTGGGCACAGGTGCTGCATTCATCAGCTGGCAGGCAAATTGGAATAAATATGTCTCTACCAATATGGGCTTGCGTTTGGATTATTGGAGGAGTTTTAATCTTAGTACTCGTGATGCTACCTCAGATATTGATCCTGGCTTGCATACCTTCAAAGGGACGAATCAATTCTTCCCTTCTCCTAAATTTGCCATCAATTACTCACCTTTCAAATACACTACTTTCAAAGGATCCATGGGGCTAGCCTTCCGCGCACCCAATGCACGCGAACTCTTTGCTACTGCGCACTCTGGGATGATCCAAATCTCTAATCCCAACCTTCATCCCGAATATGGCTTCCAATTTGACATTGGTGTGGAGCAGCGAAATCCCTATGGTGGTATGGCCAAGCTTTATTATTACCAAACAGAAATGTATGATGGAATCTATCAAAGCGGCATCGGCACATTTGACAAGCCTTTTTTGAATGTGAATGGTGGGAGGACACGGTTTAGCGGCGTGGAAATGGAGCTAGAGCAAAAAATCTATGGAGCACTGTATCTGACTGGGAACTTCACCTATACCCATGCAATCCTAGTCAAAGACCCGCAAAATCCACAAAACAACGGACATCAAATTCCCATCATCCCCAGATACATGGGTGGATTTTCACTCAATTATGGAGGGGATTTAGGGTTTTATGGTAGCATCCAGGGGCAAGGGCAGAGCTTTGCTTATACAAGCATCAGCAACAAAACTCCCAAGTTTGCCTTTGACAATATCACATCGCGCTTCCTTATCAATATCAAGGCAGGTTGGAATTTCAAAAATGGCACCCATATCAGTGCGACTTTTTTAAATATCACCAATGAGAAGTATTTCGACTACTATAGAGGGTCAGGTGCGAGCTTTTATGTGGAATTTGGTGGGAAGTTTTTCTAA
- the ureA gene encoding urease subunit alpha yields MRLTPKELDKMMLHYAGELAKKRKERGVKLNYVEAVALISMEIMEHAREGKKTVADLMSLGRQVLKAEDVMDGVAALVHEVQIEVCFPDGTKLVTVHNPIENNGKLHPGEFILKDEDIVLNAGKEAIEVKVSNKGDRPIQVGSHFHFFETNKLLEFDREKAYGRRLDIASGTSVRFEPGESKTVRLIQFGGNQRIFGFNDLNNGQVNEDNKRKALAAAKAKGFIK; encoded by the coding sequence ATGAGACTTACTCCAAAAGAACTGGATAAGATGATGTTGCATTATGCCGGTGAGTTGGCAAAGAAGCGTAAGGAAAGAGGCGTAAAGCTAAATTATGTAGAAGCTGTTGCTCTCATTAGTATGGAAATCATGGAACATGCAAGAGAGGGCAAAAAGACTGTGGCTGATTTGATGAGCTTGGGTCGACAGGTTCTCAAAGCAGAGGATGTAATGGATGGTGTAGCAGCTCTGGTGCATGAAGTGCAAATTGAAGTATGCTTCCCTGATGGCACAAAGCTTGTAACTGTGCATAACCCAATTGAGAATAATGGCAAGCTCCATCCTGGTGAATTCATCCTAAAAGACGAGGACATTGTGCTCAATGCAGGAAAAGAGGCTATAGAGGTTAAGGTAAGCAACAAAGGTGATAGACCTATTCAAGTGGGTTCACACTTCCATTTCTTTGAGACCAATAAACTGCTTGAGTTTGATAGAGAAAAAGCTTATGGCAGAAGACTTGACATTGCTTCAGGAACATCTGTGAGATTTGAACCAGGTGAGAGCAAAACTGTACGATTGATTCAGTTTGGTGGAAATCAAAGAATCTTTGGATTCAATGATCTTAACAATGGGCAAGTCAATGAGGACAACAAGAGAAAGGCTCTAGCTGCGGCAAAAGCTAAGGGTTTTATAAAATAA
- a CDS encoding TonB-dependent receptor gives MNKSKLFIAVFLASCLSAQEGDLVQNASDGPASKEVASKDSKKESKKEEAKLETDKKAEQVQENKLKSLVASEGDGELKDLTPVVTTANRMPTLITEAPGNVSYVSEKRIKLQQNRQLSDVLGRISGLHVKSNIGFNGRPLLYMRGIPYGTLVMLDGVILNDLAGQYRILQSIPTYDIEGIEIVRGPFSSLYGTGALGGVINIITKKPTKLEGQAIIGYGNEMVRGGAEKNLTRGYVSLGNVFFDKRLRMRASYAFNTSGGAYRVPAIASIPSGASNVTATYTDGSPIYNGANVGWVGRTAYLTQDANFKLDYDWNDNDTTKFIVNFSTISENQHDPISYLKGPNGGTVYGYGYERNGKQGYFSPFVGSGWAGWRQEMNYVISLGHKHDFSENTSLDVILSTVNLVSHWVDGCDGKNCKAPGRSPTIQGQNSYTFGGNGYSLDNYATNNYLSAIINHKINEKHILLIGLQGRLADMKNENNYVPNYRAKEFWKTYDYTYNIENAGAYTLAAFISWQANWNKYVSTNLGLRLDYWKNFNINALNRNAIDPNYQNFKGTNKFFPSPKFAINYSPFKYTTIKGSMGLAFRAPNPREMFAVSYVGGIQASNPSLGPEYGFQFDIGIEQRNPYGGMAKVYYYQTEMYDGIYQSGGGTATNPYKNINGGKSQYSGVEMELEQKIYGALYLSGNFTYTRAILIKDPQNPKNDGHQIPIIPKYMGGLSLNYGDEGPGFYGSIQAQGQSFAYTSISNVTPKVAFDNITARLIVNLKAGWNFKNGTHISATFLNITNEKYYDYYRGSGASFYVEFGGKFF, from the coding sequence ATGAATAAAAGTAAACTTTTTATCGCAGTTTTTTTGGCATCCTGTCTCTCTGCCCAAGAAGGTGATTTGGTACAGAATGCCTCAGATGGCCCTGCTAGCAAGGAAGTAGCATCCAAAGACTCTAAGAAAGAATCCAAAAAAGAAGAAGCCAAGCTAGAGACTGACAAAAAAGCAGAGCAGGTGCAAGAAAACAAACTAAAAAGTCTTGTTGCCTCTGAAGGAGATGGGGAACTAAAAGATCTCACTCCTGTGGTGACTACTGCAAACCGCATGCCCACACTCATCACAGAAGCCCCTGGAAATGTAAGCTATGTGAGTGAAAAAAGAATCAAGTTGCAGCAAAATCGCCAATTAAGCGATGTCTTAGGGAGGATTTCAGGGCTGCATGTGAAGTCTAATATCGGATTTAATGGCAGACCACTACTTTATATGCGTGGTATTCCCTATGGTACGCTTGTGATGCTAGATGGCGTGATCTTGAATGACCTAGCAGGCCAATACAGGATCCTGCAATCTATCCCTACCTATGACATTGAGGGCATTGAGATCGTACGCGGGCCATTTTCTAGCCTTTATGGAACAGGTGCGCTTGGTGGGGTTATCAATATTATCACCAAAAAACCCACAAAACTCGAAGGTCAGGCAATCATTGGATATGGAAATGAGATGGTAAGAGGTGGAGCAGAAAAGAATCTCACCCGTGGATATGTGAGCTTGGGAAATGTGTTTTTTGACAAGCGCTTGAGGATGCGTGCGAGCTATGCCTTTAATACCAGCGGTGGAGCTTATCGCGTCCCTGCGATTGCTAGCATTCCTAGTGGTGCTAGCAATGTCACTGCGACCTATACAGATGGCTCTCCGATTTATAATGGTGCTAATGTGGGCTGGGTGGGGAGAACCGCCTATCTCACCCAAGATGCAAATTTTAAGCTAGATTATGACTGGAATGACAATGACACCACCAAATTCATCGTAAATTTCTCCACCATCTCAGAGAACCAACACGATCCCATCTCCTATCTCAAGGGTCCAAATGGTGGGACAGTCTATGGATATGGCTATGAAAGGAATGGTAAACAAGGCTATTTCAGTCCTTTCGTGGGCTCTGGATGGGCGGGTTGGCGGCAGGAGATGAATTATGTCATTTCTCTAGGTCATAAGCATGATTTCAGCGAAAACACTTCCCTAGATGTGATTTTATCAACCGTGAATTTGGTGAGCCACTGGGTGGATGGTTGTGATGGCAAAAACTGCAAGGCCCCGGGAAGAAGCCCCACAATACAGGGGCAGAATTCCTATACTTTTGGGGGCAATGGCTATAGTCTGGATAATTATGCGACCAATAATTATTTAAGCGCGATCATCAATCATAAGATTAATGAGAAGCATATTTTACTCATCGGGTTGCAGGGACGTCTAGCAGATATGAAAAACGAAAATAATTATGTACCAAATTACCGTGCCAAAGAATTTTGGAAAACCTATGACTATACCTATAATATAGAAAATGCTGGTGCCTATACGCTGGCGGCATTCATCAGCTGGCAGGCAAATTGGAATAAATATGTCTCCACAAATCTGGGCTTGCGTTTGGATTATTGGAAAAATTTTAACATCAATGCGCTCAATCGCAATGCCATCGATCCTAACTATCAAAATTTCAAAGGCACGAATAAATTCTTCCCTTCTCCTAAATTTGCCATCAATTACTCACCTTTCAAATACACTACAATCAAAGGATCCATGGGGCTAGCCTTCCGCGCACCCAATCCTCGGGAGATGTTTGCAGTCTCTTATGTCGGAGGGATCCAGGCATCAAATCCCAGTCTTGGGCCAGAATATGGCTTCCAATTTGACATCGGTATCGAGCAGCGAAATCCCTATGGCGGTATGGCTAAGGTTTATTATTACCAAACAGAAATGTATGATGGAATCTATCAAAGTGGTGGGGGTACAGCTACAAATCCCTACAAAAATATCAATGGTGGCAAAAGCCAATACAGCGGCGTGGAAATGGAGCTAGAGCAAAAGATTTATGGAGCACTGTATCTGAGTGGGAATTTCACCTACACCCGTGCAATCCTAATCAAAGACCCGCAAAATCCCAAAAATGATGGCCATCAGATTCCCATCATCCCCAAATACATGGGCGGATTATCCCTCAATTATGGGGATGAGGGCCCAGGGTTTTATGGAAGCATCCAAGCCCAAGGGCAGAGCTTTGCTTATACAAGCATCAGTAATGTCACTCCAAAGGTGGCATTTGACAACATCACAGCACGTCTCATTGTCAACCTCAAGGCAGGTTGGAATTTCAAAAATGGCACCCATATCAGTGCGACTTTCTTAAACATCACCAATGAGAAGTATTATGACTACTACAGAGGTTCTGGTGCGAGCTTTTATGTAGAATTTGGCGGCAAATTCTTCTAA